Proteins from a genomic interval of Treponema succinifaciens DSM 2489:
- a CDS encoding LacI family DNA-binding transcriptional regulator, translating to MERSASVVTISDIAQELGVSKSTVSRVINCKGRIGAETRRRVMEKVQSCNYVPNPMAKGLVLRQTFNIGVVIPKNEEDNPFFQNCLVGISESVYKAGYDALIVVQGGGDITPLRRLVINRKVDGIILTRLEEKDESVDFLKKEGIPFIVMGTPDDNEFCHVGSDQISGCYEMTKFMISRGCEKVAVLAGDNKNSVNTFRFEGFKRGFASSGISLDGSVVHWNLENQKDVFSILPDIMKKNPQCLVCMDDIICVYVLKWLKQNDYEVPADIQVISFYDSQVLENNTPPITALNVNVSNLTKKAGNLLVDIIEGKKVPSHTKVGYELRIRESFR from the coding sequence ATGGAAAGGTCCGCTTCTGTTGTTACAATTTCGGATATTGCCCAGGAACTTGGAGTTTCAAAGTCAACAGTGTCCCGAGTTATAAACTGCAAGGGGCGGATTGGCGCGGAAACCCGGCGGCGTGTAATGGAAAAAGTTCAGTCGTGCAACTATGTTCCTAATCCGATGGCAAAAGGACTTGTTTTGCGGCAGACTTTCAATATTGGCGTTGTGATTCCAAAGAATGAAGAGGACAATCCGTTTTTTCAGAATTGCCTCGTTGGAATTTCTGAATCTGTTTACAAGGCTGGCTATGATGCTCTGATTGTTGTTCAGGGCGGCGGAGACATTACTCCGTTAAGGCGGCTTGTTATAAATAGGAAAGTAGACGGCATTATTTTGACTCGTCTTGAAGAAAAAGATGAATCTGTGGACTTCTTGAAAAAAGAAGGGATTCCGTTTATTGTAATGGGCACGCCCGATGACAATGAGTTTTGCCATGTTGGAAGCGACCAGATTTCTGGCTGCTACGAAATGACAAAGTTTATGATAAGCCGCGGATGTGAAAAAGTTGCGGTTCTTGCGGGCGACAACAAAAACAGCGTGAACACTTTCCGATTTGAAGGATTTAAGAGAGGCTTTGCTTCTTCTGGAATTTCCTTGGACGGCAGTGTTGTTCATTGGAATTTGGAAAATCAGAAGGATGTTTTTTCAATCTTGCCGGATATTATGAAAAAAAATCCGCAGTGCCTTGTATGTATGGATGACATTATCTGCGTATATGTGCTTAAATGGCTCAAGCAGAATGACTATGAAGTGCCGGCGGACATTCAGGTGATTTCGTTTTACGACAGCCAGGTTTTGGAGAACAATACACCTCCGATTACGGCTTTGAATGTAAATGTTTCAAATCTCACAAAGAAGGCAGGAAATCTTCTTGTGGATATTATAGAAGGAAAAAAAGTTCCAAGCCACACAAAAGTCGGCTACGAGCTTAGAATAAGGGAATCTTTCCGCTGA
- the eda gene encoding bifunctional 4-hydroxy-2-oxoglutarate aldolase/2-dehydro-3-deoxy-phosphogluconate aldolase gives MFEQTAEKIKNAKIIPVAKVQEKEDAIKLARALTNGGMKAVEITFRTNDGETGLKKIACCIESIKKEFPNILVGAGTVINTSLAQKAQNAGADFLVSPGFNPKTVKWCVEHEVPFFPGVCTPGEIEQAIEAGLNFLKFFPAEVMGGTKFLKSLAGPFQQTMFITTGGINAENFSSYLSCKNVGAVGGSWMCPENLIKEKKWQEIEKLCEKSNFPRIKNC, from the coding sequence ATGTTTGAACAAACCGCAGAAAAAATCAAAAACGCAAAAATCATTCCAGTTGCAAAAGTACAGGAAAAAGAAGACGCAATAAAACTTGCACGCGCGCTCACAAACGGCGGAATGAAAGCTGTCGAAATAACTTTCAGGACAAACGACGGCGAAACAGGGCTAAAAAAAATCGCTTGTTGCATAGAATCAATAAAAAAAGAGTTTCCGAATATTCTTGTTGGAGCCGGAACAGTAATAAACACAAGCCTCGCACAAAAAGCCCAGAATGCCGGAGCGGATTTTCTTGTTTCCCCGGGATTCAATCCAAAAACAGTAAAGTGGTGCGTTGAGCATGAAGTTCCGTTTTTTCCTGGAGTTTGCACGCCGGGCGAAATTGAGCAGGCAATAGAAGCCGGACTGAATTTTTTAAAGTTTTTCCCTGCGGAAGTAATGGGCGGAACAAAATTCCTAAAGTCGCTGGCAGGACCTTTTCAGCAAACAATGTTCATCACGACCGGAGGAATAAATGCTGAAAATTTTTCAAGCTATCTTTCATGCAAAAATGTAGGCGCGGTTGGCGGAAGCTGGATGTGCCCCGAAAATCTCATAAAAGAAAAAAAATGGCAGGAAATTGAAAAACTTTGCGAAAAATCAAATTTTCCCCGCATAAAAAACTGCTAA